A window of Companilactobacillus allii genomic DNA:
AATTTTGCCTTCTAATTCAACATTTTCTAATTTCTGAAATAATTTTGGAAAAATTGTTACTGAGATGGAACCAGTTTCATCTTCTACAGTCGCAAAACACATTTTCTGCCCCTTTTTAGTTCGAATAACACGTGGACGCTTTATTAATCCTAAAATAGACACATTGCTCTTTTTGAAATCCTTCAAATTAGAAATTTTAACTGTATTTATATTTAATAACCGCTCACGATACTTCTCAACCGGATGTCCCGATACATAAACTCCTAGAAATTTTTTTTCTTGATTTAATTTTTCAGTTAAAGAGTAGTCATCCACAACATTTTTCTTCGGATCTAAGACATCAAATAGTGATAAATTATCCCCCGCAAGTTGCATACTCTCTATTAAGTCTTTGAAATCAAGCATCAATTCCCGTCGATTACGATTAAACGAATCAAATACTCCTGACAAAATCAATGGATCCAAATAGTCATCTTTAACAAATCGAATATCTATTCTTTGTAAGAAATTCAACACACTAGTATACTCACCATTTTTTTGACGTTCTTGAATTATATTTTCTGCTAAATCTCTTCGCATCCCTTTGACACTTAAAAATCCAAAGCGGATACCGTCATCATCCATTTTAAAAGTTGCATTACTTTGATTAATATTCACGTTTTTAATTGGAATAAATTTATCTTTAGCAGCTTGAATATATGTTGTGATTTTCTTTTCACTATTTAAATTAGCATTCATCAGACAGATAAAAAATATCTGTGGGAAATGAACTTTAATATATGCCAGCCAAAAAGCCACCATGGAATAAGCTACAGAGTGAGATTTATTGAATCCATAATTACCAAATGTTTCTATATATTTGTAAACCTTCTCAGCCGCATCACGATCATGGCCTAGCTTTACAGCACCTTCTACAAACTTTTTGCGATTTTCATCCATCAATAATTCATTTTTTTTACTAATGGCACGCCGCAAAATATCGGCATCTGCTAATGAAAAACCAGCCATCTTTGATGACGCCTGCATAACTTGTTCTTGGTATACCAAGATCCCATACGTTGGCTCAAGTATCTTTTCTAGTGAAGAATCCGGATATGTAACAGGTTCTGAGCCATGTTTACGTGCAATAAATGTTGAAATATTTTGCATTGGACCAGGACGATACAGCGCATTAGTTGCTACAACATCATTAAAACTAGTCGGTTTCAATTGCCTCAAGACACTTTTAATTCCGTCAGATTCAAATTGGAAAACACCATCAGTATCCCCTCTTTGAAACAATTCAAGAGTTTTTTGGTCATTCAAAGGAATTCTTTCTGGAACGAACTCTTTTTTATATTTCTTAGAAATAAGTTTAATCGCTTTATCCAATATGGTTAGATTTCTTAAACCTAAGAAATCCATTTTAAGTAATCCAACGCTTTCAACATTATTCTTTGTTTGCTGAGTCAGATTAATCCCGTCATCTTCCAACTGAACGGCAACGATATCAGTCATTGGCTTTTTACTCAAAACAATTCCTGCAGCGTGAGTAGAATAATGTCTAGGAATACCCTCAACTCTTCTAGCAACCTTGAAGATCAATTGATTCTCCTGGGAGCTTTCAACTAGATCCTTTAAAGTGTTAGATTCGTTAATTGATTCTTCAAGCGTAATATTTAACTTACGTGGAATTGCATTTGACCATTGAGTCAATTGAAACGATGTTTGACTAAAAGTCCTAGAAATATCACGCAAAGCCATTTTTGCAGCTAATGTGCCAAAGGTAATAATCTGTGCCATATGAGTTGATCCATATTTATCATGCATATACATTACCATTTCGTCTCTGCGGTCATCTGGGAGGTCTAAATCGATATCTGGCATATTTACCCGTTGAGGGTTTAAAAACCGCTCAAACAGCAAATCATACTTTATAGGGTCCACTTGCGTTATTCCTAACGTATACGAAACCAATGAACCAGCTGCTGACCCACGTCCAGGACCAGTTCTAATACCGACTTCGTGTGCATGCTTTATAACATCCCAGACTATCAAAAAGTAATCCGAGAACCCCATCTCTTCTATAACACTCAATTCATAATTCAGACGTTTAACGTAATCACTTGTGACTTTACCATCCAGTCTTTTATTTAATCCTCGAGTGGCTAAATCTCTCAAAAAACTTTCTGACGTTAAATTATTCGGTGATTCAAACTTAGGTAATTGCGTTTCCTTAAATTCAATTTCAACATTACATTGATCAGCAATCTGATTAGAAGTCGCTACTGCACTTTGCATATCAAAATTTGCAAAATCAGTTTCAAATACATCAGCTTTCCGTAAATAATGATCACCATTTTCAATTACCTGGTTAATATTTTCAAATTTTTCCCCAGTTCTCAAATTATTTAATACCTGATACGATAAGTGATCATCTTCGTTTATATACCTAACGTCGCCAAGTGCTGACATTGGGATATCAGTACTATTTGAGATTTCTTTGATCTGTTTTACATTATCAATTTGTTCAGAATATAATCCCACTCCTAAAAAAATAGAATTAGGATCTGTTACATCTTTTAATTTTCTAAAATAGTCTCCAGTATTATCTGAAACCAAGATTTCAGACTGATCAGCTGGAGTGATAACAAATATATCTGACATAAATTGCTTGATAGAATCAATATTTATAGAATCATGAGAAGACATTATTTGTGAAGATATTTTTATAAGATTATGGTATCCAGCATCGTTTTTTGCCAATAAGATAAGTGAATAAGTATTTACTTCATCTTGAATACCAAGTAGGTTTGCAACCATTCCAATAATTGGCTTCACTCCAGATTTTTTAGCATACTTATAAAAATCAATTGAACCATATAAATTGTCTATATCAGTTAGAGCAATCGATGAGTAACCTCGTTTACTAGCCTCATCAACTAGTTCAGGTAGCTTTACGGGACTGTGCAGCAAACTAAAACTGCTCATCACTTGTAATTGTGTTTGCATTTTGTCGCCCCCTTTGGTTAAAATTATATCAAAATCAGATGGAACTTTATTGGGCAAAATCTGTTTTTGTGCTAAACTACTGGAGAAAGTGAGATGGAAGAAATGAGATATGTTGCTGTAATTTTTTGGGCAATTGTTTTAGGTCAAGTTGCTGGATTTATTGGTGGTGCATTGAACCAACAAACATTTAGTTCAGAACAAACAATGATTGTTACTGTAGTATTTGCCATTATCTTCAGCATAATTCCATTGCTGCTAGATAGTGATAAAAAAGATCGCGCTTAATCAATAAGCGCTTTTTTTGTGTCTTTAAAAGTTTATCTAAGCATTACAACTATACACGATATTTTATCAAACAAAAATGAGACTATATTTATCAGTAATTTAAACTGATTTAATAGTCTCATTTTTTATTTAGTAATATACATATAAAAATCACTAGTTGCTAAATTAACATTGTAATTAATACCTTTAGAAGTTATCTGTTTCATGGTAGTAGTTCCACCTTGAGCATCTTTAACCTCTTTACCAAGATCTTTTACAACTTGCTTACCATCAGCACCAATAAACTGAGAAATAAGTACTAGGTCAGTACCAAAGGCCTTCATACCCTTTTTAGATTTCATAGTTTTATAAGTAATGTTCATAGCAAGACCCATCATCTGTCCATTTTGAACATTGATTCGTAACTTAGTTCCATTAGAAGTCGTATATTTAAAAATACCATTTTGGGCTATTAAAGGTAATTGATCAGTTTGATTGCCCATCTTCAAATTCATGAAATTATACTGTTGAGCAAAAGTTGTGTAATCAATTAAGGTCTTGGATTTTTTTACTTTAACGATAGATGTCTTAGTATCATCACCCTTTGTGGCCTTAATTCTAACATTTTGCGACTTGTTTGAAACAGGAACAGAGATGGCGAAGTGATCATCACTGACAGAGACCTTTTTAGTCACACCACCTACTGTATAAGTAAGTTTGTCATAATCAGTTGCTTTACCTTTAACAACAGCAACTAAACCGTTAGCAGAATATTCATCTTTGGTGGTTGATAAATCTAGTTTTGAACATCCAGTCAATAATATGAAGAATACAGGCACTAACATTAAAAATAAATATTTTAACTTCTTCATTGTGATTTCCCCGTTTATTAAAAAAAAGCCAAGCATAATTTACTTGGCTTTTAATTAAGCTTCTTTCTTATCTTCGATAACTTTTTCACCCTTGTACATACCTGATGGTGATACATGGTGACTAATACGATATTCACCAGTAGCAACGTCGAATTGCATGTTTGGTGTATCTAATTTGATATGTCCACGTCTTTGACGTTTTCTTTGTTTTGATGTTTTTCTCTTTGGAACAGCCATATTTAAAAACTCCTTTATTTATATTACTTAATCAAATCTAACGTTTAATATAATACTATCATAAAAACGTTTGAGCAAGCAAATTTACTATTTTGTTTGTTTTTTCGTCTGATTTTCCTTTAAAGCATCGGCAATTTGACTATCATTCGATACTTTTACATTAGAAATTTGTTTCTTAGCACTTCTGGATAATTTATTATTATCCTTTTTACTACTTCCAGAACTTGCCAAAAGCATAGTAATAATTGCCCCTAGCAATAATGACACAATAATCAAAATAATCAATGGTAATTTAACATGTGTGAAACCAAAACTAACTGTAACTGGATTCACATTCAAGACCGCAAAAATAACCACGATTAAAGCAATTATCAGCCCAATTACAAATTTTGACTGTTTACTACTCATAAAGTCATCCCCTACTTACGATTTCCTAAAGTTGCGGCAAAATAATCTCCAACATTTGGTGCAAGCTTATACAATACTGCACCTAGTTCCATCAATCTTGGTAAATTTATTTCACGTTTATTTGTATTAAAAGCACCAACAATTTTCCATGCTAACTTGTCTGGATCCAAAACAAATGCCTTTACGGAATCCAAGTAACCACCGTTATGATCAGCAATACTGAAGAAATTAGTTGCAACCGGACCTGGGTTAATAGTTGTTACTTTAACATTCAATGGCTTAAGTTCCAACCTTAAACCATCAGAAAATGCAATAACAGCTGCTTTGGTTGCCGAATAAACAGATGATTTAGGCGTTGACATTTTACCAGACATTGAGCCCACATTAAGTATGTGTCCATGACCGTTATCAATCATTTTCCCAGCAACAAGTCTTGTCATTAACATCAATCCTAAGACATTGACACGAAACATTTTTTCAACTGTAGCAAAATCAGTATCCAAATATTTTGAAAAATCACCAAATCCAGCAGCATTTACTAATATATCAATATTTTCAAAAATTTCAAATGCCTGATCAACACCAGAGTTGATTTGTTTAGGATCACTCATGTCGATCAAAATATATTCATGATGTGCAGATTCAGCGCCAACACGAATACATTCATTTTTTACTTGAGAAAGTTTATCTTCATTACGAGCAACTAAAATTAAGTTGGCACCTAATTTAGCAGCGTTGATAGCAACATCCTTACCAATTCCAGAAGATGCTCCAGTAACTAAAACTGTTTGATTTAATAGATTACTCATCACTTAATCCTCTCTAGAAATATTGTATGCACTCTATATTTTAAATGGTACATCATAAATGTCAAAATCATTAACTACTTTGGTGTTCTTAAAGATTTGTTGAGCTTCCTTTTGTAAAATCAATGAACCCTTACCAGTATAGCGAGCTGAAATATGAGTTAGCAATAATCCTTTAGCATTACACTTTTTAGCCACTTCAGCTGCCTTTGTGGCTGTTGAGTGGTAATAACTATAGGCAAGCTGTTTATCTTCATTAGAGAAAGTAGACTCATGCACGATAACATCGGCGTCTTGTGACAATTTATCGATCTCTGGTGTATAACGAGTATCTGAAATAATTGAGACCACTCGACTTGGCTTATCTGGACCTATAAAATCTTTACCATTCAAAACGGTACCATCATCCAAAGTTACAGTTTTGCCACCTTTAAGTTGACCAAAAATCGGACCATTAGGAATCTTATATTTCTTTAATTCATCAACTAAAAGTTCACCAGTTCGCGGTTTTTCAATAACACGGTATCCAAAACATGTAATACGATGCTTTAATTTACCAGCCACAACACGAAATGTCTTATCGTTAAAGACTTCACCGCCGTCTTTTAGCTCAATATATTTAATCCTATAGTTAAGCCTACTGCCAGTGACTTTTAAGGATGTCTCTACAAATTCCTTAATCCCAACTGGTCCATATATTTCAAGAGGTGAAAGACCACCTTGATTAGCACGACTGGCCAATAAACCTGGCAAACCAAAGATATGATCACCATGCAAATGCGTAATAAAGATTTTAGCGATTTTTCTAGGTCGAATCGTTGTCCTTAAAATTTGATGTTGCGTAGCCTCACCCACATCAAAGAGCCATACTTCATTTCTCTCATCCAACATTTTAAGTGCTGTACTCGATACATTTCGGCTTTTTGATGGAACACCGGCACCTGTTCCTAAAAATTCTAATTCCATATAAAAAATCCTATTCTACTTTTTATCTAAGTCTTTTAATATTTCCCTTGCTACAAACGAAGTATAATACATCGAACCTTCTGGATTAGGATGAACATTATCGTCATAGAACCATTCAGTATGTCCATTTGAATAATCATTCCAATCAATAACAGTCAAATTCTTATACTTGCTGTCTGCCTGATTCAAGACGCTATTAACCGTCTTTTCCCATGGACGTGTTGGTACATGAACATTGATCCAATATACGTGTGTTTGAGGTCCAACAAGATCCATTACTTGATCAACCTGTTGTAAATTGAATGGTCCATTTGTACCTAGACCAATTAAAACATTAGGTGCCAAAACACCCTGATCTTTATAATTTTGCAATATTGCCATACTTGCATCTAATTGACGACTCACAGCTGCATCTACAACAACTTTTTTGTCATCGAACAACTTCAAGAAGTTATCAGATCCATCTGCCATGACTGAATCTCCGACTGCAGTTAGAGGAACATCCTTTAATCTTTGTAACTGAATTTGTGTTAAACCATACTTTTCAAAATCTTGGTTAATCGGAGCTTCTTTAGCCTGTTTCTTATATCTGGCCATGTCAGCAGCACTAACTTCACTTGTGGCCTTTTTATTCTTATTCTTCTTTAAATTCTTAATTGCTTCTTGATTCTTTTTCTTCGTAGCTTTTTCATTTTTATTTATCTTATTAGCCAATTGACTGTGGTTAACATTAGGATTAGGTGCATCAACAGCTTGGACAACACTATAGCAACCAGTAGCTGTTATGAAAGCAACAACTATTGCTATAACCTTTTGGTATCCCAGAGAACTCTTGAAAAAGTTCTTGATGGATTGCCAATTTGCGTGGGCCAATGGTTGTTCAACGAATCTAAATGAGAACTCAGTTACTAAAATTATAAGAATAACTTCAATTACTGGATAAAGAATCGGATGATCTGCTATGTTCTTAAACTTTGATTCAAAGAAGATCATAACTGGAAATTGATATAAATAAAGTCCATAACTTCTACTTCCAATATAGTGAAATACCTTATTGGACAACACCTTATTCCAAAAAGAATCAGGATGAGCTAATACCGCTATCAAAATACATGTGACTAATGTAAAAATAAACATTCCGCCACGATATAGAAATGGATCATTATCCTTAACCGTAAATATCATCAAAATTAATAGTGCAATTGATAACGCACCAATTAAATTTAATTTGAGCTTATCACTTTTTTCTAGTCCTGATTTCAATTTTTCCGCAGGCCAGATAATAGCCAAACCACATCCCATTAAAATAGAAAAAAGACGTGTATCCGTACCATAATATATCCTACTTGGATCAACACCTGGCTTGAACAAGATAGCCATCCAAATTGCTGAAATAATAGAAACTACCATAGTAAATCCAAAGATTCGACTCTTCTTAACACCGAATTTTATGAATAATAGCAACAATAAAGGCCAAATAATATAGAATTGGCCCTCAATTGACAATGTCCATAAATGTGTAAATGGTGACTCATTATTGGCAAATCTTTCAAAATATGATTGTCCATTAAAAATTTGCCACCAATTGTACACATTCAAAACGTTAGTCAAGACAATTTGATCTAAGTGATACAATAAATTCTTTAAAAAGAAGAAAATGTATGCACCGGAAGCTAGTAACACAAACAACATGCCTGGATATAAACGTTTAACACGTTTCCAATAAAAATTCTTTAAATCAAATTTACCACCATAATCAGTAGTATTAAAGAAATGATCAGTAATTAAATAACCTGATATCAAGAAAAAGATTGGAACTCCTAAATATCCACCGGAAAAGACATTAGGATTTAAATGATACATTATGACACCTATAACACCTAATGTACGTAATCCGTCAAAGCCGCTTATATATCTTCTTTTTGGTGATTTATTCATTATACTTTTTACCCCTAAATAAAATCAAAAGTGAAATCAAGAATTGTAACTGAATCCCCTGATTGTGCGCCAGCTTTCATAAGACCATCTTCAATTCCCATACCTTTAAGCTGACGAGCAAATCTCATAATTCCATCTTGATGATCTAAATTACTTCTTTGTAGAAGTAACTCGACATCTTTACCTTTAACAATATAACTGTGTTCATCTTCTTTTTCGATGGTGAACTTATCGGCTTGAGCCTCATAATTATATTCTTTGGTTTCATCCGTTTGAACATCTAGATGAATTGGTTCTACATTTGATAGTACTTCACTAGTGTGATTCATTAAATCTTTAATACCAGTGTGTTGAATACTTGAAATAGCAAAAATATCAGCATCATCTGGTAGTTTATTTTTGAACTCTTCGAGTCTTTCTTCAGAGCCGGGAATATCAAGTTTGGTTGGAACAATTACTTCTGGTCTCTTCAAAACATTCTCATCATAATTACCTAGTTCTTTACGAATAGCCAAGTAATCTTCGTATGGATCTCTTCCATTTTCTGGATCCATATCAACTAGATGAAGAATTACTCTAGTACGTTCAACGTGTCGTAGAAATTGAATTCCCAATCCTACTCCATTTGAAGCACCCTCGATAAGTCCAGGAAGGTCAGCAATAACAAAATCTTGACCGTTATCAAGTTTAACCATCCCTAGATTAGGTGAAAGCGTTGTAAAATGATAAGCCGCGATCTTAGGCTTTGCTGAAGTAGCTACTGATAATAAAGTAGACTTACCAACTGATGGAAAACCAACTAAACCGACATCAGCAATCAACTTCAATTCCAATCGCAAGTTAATATCTTGTCCAGGTTCTCCATTTTCAGCTATTTCAGGTGCACGGTTCTTTGAATTAGCAAAATGAATATTGCCTCGTCCACCAGAACCACCCTTAGCAACAATTAATTCTTGATCATGTTTAATTAAATCACCTATTAATTTACCAGAATCTTCATCATATACTGAAGTTCCAGCAGGCACTGCAATGTAAACTGGATCAGCTTTATGCCCATACATACCCTTTATTTGACC
This region includes:
- the dnaE gene encoding DNA polymerase III subunit alpha encodes the protein MQTQLQVMSSFSLLHSPVKLPELVDEASKRGYSSIALTDIDNLYGSIDFYKYAKKSGVKPIIGMVANLLGIQDEVNTYSLILLAKNDAGYHNLIKISSQIMSSHDSINIDSIKQFMSDIFVITPADQSEILVSDNTGDYFRKLKDVTDPNSIFLGVGLYSEQIDNVKQIKEISNSTDIPMSALGDVRYINEDDHLSYQVLNNLRTGEKFENINQVIENGDHYLRKADVFETDFANFDMQSAVATSNQIADQCNVEIEFKETQLPKFESPNNLTSESFLRDLATRGLNKRLDGKVTSDYVKRLNYELSVIEEMGFSDYFLIVWDVIKHAHEVGIRTGPGRGSAAGSLVSYTLGITQVDPIKYDLLFERFLNPQRVNMPDIDLDLPDDRRDEMVMYMHDKYGSTHMAQIITFGTLAAKMALRDISRTFSQTSFQLTQWSNAIPRKLNITLEESINESNTLKDLVESSQENQLIFKVARRVEGIPRHYSTHAAGIVLSKKPMTDIVAVQLEDDGINLTQQTKNNVESVGLLKMDFLGLRNLTILDKAIKLISKKYKKEFVPERIPLNDQKTLELFQRGDTDGVFQFESDGIKSVLRQLKPTSFNDVVATNALYRPGPMQNISTFIARKHGSEPVTYPDSSLEKILEPTYGILVYQEQVMQASSKMAGFSLADADILRRAISKKNELLMDENRKKFVEGAVKLGHDRDAAEKVYKYIETFGNYGFNKSHSVAYSMVAFWLAYIKVHFPQIFFICLMNANLNSEKKITTYIQAAKDKFIPIKNVNINQSNATFKMDDDGIRFGFLSVKGMRRDLAENIIQERQKNGEYTSVLNFLQRIDIRFVKDDYLDPLILSGVFDSFNRNRRELMLDFKDLIESMQLAGDNLSLFDVLDPKKNVVDDYSLTEKLNQEKKFLGVYVSGHPVEKYRERLLNINTVKISNLKDFKKSNVSILGLIKRPRVIRTKKGQKMCFATVEDETGSISVTIFPKLFQKLENVELEGKIFLIVGRADDGMRGDLEFIADKFNDPKQYTVKLPKNKLYLRVSFAFDNEDNLSKLYKLIESSPGKIPVILYRERTKQAVILKSNRWINFSDEIGQKLEDLLGKKNVFLKNSD
- a CDS encoding YjzD family protein, with translation MEEMRYVAVIFWAIVLGQVAGFIGGALNQQTFSSEQTMIVTVVFAIIFSIIPLLLDSDKKDRA
- the rpmF gene encoding 50S ribosomal protein L32, whose product is MAVPKRKTSKQRKRQRRGHIKLDTPNMQFDVATGEYRISHHVSPSGMYKGEKVIEDKKEA
- a CDS encoding lipopolysaccharide assembly protein LapA domain-containing protein produces the protein MSSKQSKFVIGLIIALIVVIFAVLNVNPVTVSFGFTHVKLPLIILIIVSLLLGAIITMLLASSGSSKKDNNKLSRSAKKQISNVKVSNDSQIADALKENQTKKQTK
- a CDS encoding SDR family NAD(P)-dependent oxidoreductase translates to MSNLLNQTVLVTGASSGIGKDVAINAAKLGANLILVARNEDKLSQVKNECIRVGAESAHHEYILIDMSDPKQINSGVDQAFEIFENIDILVNAAGFGDFSKYLDTDFATVEKMFRVNVLGLMLMTRLVAGKMIDNGHGHILNVGSMSGKMSTPKSSVYSATKAAVIAFSDGLRLELKPLNVKVTTINPGPVATNFFSIADHNGGYLDSVKAFVLDPDKLAWKIVGAFNTNKREINLPRLMELGAVLYKLAPNVGDYFAATLGNRK
- the rnz gene encoding ribonuclease Z, which encodes MELEFLGTGAGVPSKSRNVSSTALKMLDERNEVWLFDVGEATQHQILRTTIRPRKIAKIFITHLHGDHIFGLPGLLASRANQGGLSPLEIYGPVGIKEFVETSLKVTGSRLNYRIKYIELKDGGEVFNDKTFRVVAGKLKHRITCFGYRVIEKPRTGELLVDELKKYKIPNGPIFGQLKGGKTVTLDDGTVLNGKDFIGPDKPSRVVSIISDTRYTPEIDKLSQDADVIVHESTFSNEDKQLAYSYYHSTATKAAEVAKKCNAKGLLLTHISARYTGKGSLILQKEAQQIFKNTKVVNDFDIYDVPFKI
- a CDS encoding acyltransferase family protein, giving the protein MNKSPKRRYISGFDGLRTLGVIGVIMYHLNPNVFSGGYLGVPIFFLISGYLITDHFFNTTDYGGKFDLKNFYWKRVKRLYPGMLFVLLASGAYIFFFLKNLLYHLDQIVLTNVLNVYNWWQIFNGQSYFERFANNESPFTHLWTLSIEGQFYIIWPLLLLLFIKFGVKKSRIFGFTMVVSIISAIWMAILFKPGVDPSRIYYGTDTRLFSILMGCGLAIIWPAEKLKSGLEKSDKLKLNLIGALSIALLILMIFTVKDNDPFLYRGGMFIFTLVTCILIAVLAHPDSFWNKVLSNKVFHYIGSRSYGLYLYQFPVMIFFESKFKNIADHPILYPVIEVILIILVTEFSFRFVEQPLAHANWQSIKNFFKSSLGYQKVIAIVVAFITATGCYSVVQAVDAPNPNVNHSQLANKINKNEKATKKKNQEAIKNLKKNKNKKATSEVSAADMARYKKQAKEAPINQDFEKYGLTQIQLQRLKDVPLTAVGDSVMADGSDNFLKLFDDKKVVVDAAVSRQLDASMAILQNYKDQGVLAPNVLIGLGTNGPFNLQQVDQVMDLVGPQTHVYWINVHVPTRPWEKTVNSVLNQADSKYKNLTVIDWNDYSNGHTEWFYDDNVHPNPEGSMYYTSFVAREILKDLDKK
- the obgE gene encoding GTPase ObgE; translation: MFVDNVKITVRSGKGGDGAVAFRHEKYVPLGGPAGGDGGRGGDIILKAHEGMNTLMDFRYKRIFKAQPGQNGQIKGMYGHKADPVYIAVPAGTSVYDEDSGKLIGDLIKHDQELIVAKGGSGGRGNIHFANSKNRAPEIAENGEPGQDINLRLELKLIADVGLVGFPSVGKSTLLSVATSAKPKIAAYHFTTLSPNLGMVKLDNGQDFVIADLPGLIEGASNGVGLGIQFLRHVERTRVILHLVDMDPENGRDPYEDYLAIRKELGNYDENVLKRPEVIVPTKLDIPGSEERLEEFKNKLPDDADIFAISSIQHTGIKDLMNHTSEVLSNVEPIHLDVQTDETKEYNYEAQADKFTIEKEDEHSYIVKGKDVELLLQRSNLDHQDGIMRFARQLKGMGIEDGLMKAGAQSGDSVTILDFTFDFI